From a region of the Panicum virgatum strain AP13 chromosome 2K, P.virgatum_v5, whole genome shotgun sequence genome:
- the LOC120693233 gene encoding uncharacterized protein LOC120693233, whose translation MAPPPTTLPSSRSTPSLPSSPHRPALRPGSLQRLLRPPDPSDDDDPAAPTPRSRPRARDRVLLQVTNITPALSGADPFSGHHGFYLRLSDSSRSCYVSLHADDDDLILANGLHIGQVIEVDSLMPSVPAPVLRNFRVLPGRYPCVQQPDSGDDEVKEVVSERPRLPSPTPPLPERRARQGGSPASISHRHRSKSITNLSDAGSPASAPRRNESVLRCLDSPRSLRKISVLSVYDNSSDDDDTSDVSSSYSSLSTARRNWDFTGSSKDVRPVAPRRRSNSVSPGKSGPKPTAHQSDVANDPLESVRRKAEKAFKVLSRRNSMTPRDSCATAMPQSASSSGIKWCENNVMWSSLSSSLVRHGKEAMKQRDVALQAVLNGLLEATATEKLIKCLSKYSELQYDKDDDLKELIDRFLKFSQELDRAIFIAQSQARFTRAKACRCSTSSASPKAATKAALDRKQSVISWVRAAIEADLSPFSSHTRASSESARAQVSESKPVSPLFCSKLKCNCNSRPSKKTADAATEGSNLNAALDLATAMRSDCNRWFLKYIDKFLDDIESETAYTTCDSQVAGLLQQLKKVDDWLNRVVRHERMFPIDRDSKDSVLSEEEESDACERVRRKIYGVLLRHVQYVAMALEGISSVTDEDKEQE comes from the exons atggcgccgccgccgacgacgctgCCGTCGTCGCGCTCGACTCCTTCGCTGCCCTCGTCGCCGCACAGGCCCGCGCTGCGCCCGGGCAGCCTGCAGCGGCTGCTCCGCCCGCCCGacccctccgacgacgacgaccccgccgcccccacgccgcgGTCGCGCCCGCGCGCCCGCGACCGCGTCCTGCTCCAGGTCACCAACATCACCCCGGCGCTCTCCGGCGCCGACCCCTTCTCGGGCCACCACGGCTTCTACCTCCGCCTCTCCGACTCCTCCCGCTCCTGCTACGTCTCCCTccacgccgacgacgacgacctcaTCCTCGCCAACGGCCTCCACATCGGCCAGGTCATCGAGGTCGACAGCCTCATGCCGTCCGTCCCGGCCCCCGTGCTCCGCAACTTCCGCGTCCTCCCCGGGCGGTACCCCTGCGTCCAGCAGCCGGActccggcgacgacgaggtCAAGGAGGTCGTGTCAGAGCGCCCGCGCCTCCCGTCGCCGACGCCCCCGCTGCCGGAGAGGAGGGCGCGCCAGGGGGGATCCCCCGCCTCGATCAGCCACCGCCACAGGTCCAAGTCGATCACGAATCTGTCCGACGcaggctcgccggcgtcggcgccgagGAGGAACGAGAGCGTGCTGAGGTGCTTGGACTCCCCAAGGAGCCTGAGGAAGATCAGTGTCCTGTCCGTGTATGACaacagcagcgacgacgacgacacgtCGGACGTGTCGTCGTCGTACTCCTCGCTGTCCACCGCCAGGAGGAACTGGGACTTCACCGGCAGTAGCAAGGACGTGAGACCCGTTGCTCCCCGGAGACGTAGCAACAGT GTTTCTCCAGGTAAATCCGGCCCAAAACCCACTGCACACCAGAGCGACGTGGCCAATGATCCACTGGAGTCGGTGAGGAGAAAGGCAGAGAAGGCGTTCAAGGTGCTCTCCAGGAGGAACAGCATGACGCCCAGAGACAGCTGTGCCACAGCGATGCCGCAGAGCGCTTCGTCCAGCGGCATCAAGTGGTGCGAGAACAATGTGATGTGGAGCTCGCTCTCTTCAAGCTTGGTGCGGCATGGAAAG GAAGCAATGAAGCAGAGAGACGTGGCACTGCAAGCTGTGCTTAATGGATTGCTAGAGGCAACTGCCACTGAGAAGTTGATAAAGTGCCTTAG CAAGTACTCTGAACTACAATATGACAAGGACGATGACCTAAAGGAGCTCATCGACAGGTTCCTGAAATTCTCTCAAGAGCTCGATCGAGCTATCTTCATAGCTCAGTCACAGGCCAGATTTACACGAGCAAAAGCATGCCGTTGTTCAACGTCCTCAGCTTCGCCAAAAGCTGCTACCAAGGCTGCATTGGACAGGAAGCAATCTGTCATCTCATGGGTCAGAGCGGCTATCGAAGCGGACCTGTCACCCTTCTCCAGCCACACAAGAGCCTCCTCTGAATCTGCAAGGGCACAAGTGTCCGAATCAAAGCCTGTAAGCCCTCTGTTCTGTTCCAAGCTGAAGTGCAACTGCAACAGCAGGCCCTCGAAGAAAACTGCAGATGCTGCCACCGAAGGAAGCAATCTGAATGCAGCCCTGGACCTGGCTACCGCAATGCGGTCGGACTGCAACCGGTGGTTCCTCAAGTACATCGACAAGTTcctggacgacatcgagagcgaGACCGCCTACACGACATGTGATTCCCAGGTTGCAGGGCTTCTTCAGCAGCTGAAGAAGGTGGATGACTGGCTCAACCGCGTCGTGCGGCACGAGAGGATGTTCCCGATCGACAGAGACAGCAAGGATAGTGTACTGtccgaggaagaagagagcGATGCGTGCGAGAGAGTGCGGAGGAAGATTTATGGAGTGCTCCTAAGACATGTGCAGTATGTTGCAATGGCGCTCGAGGGTATCAGTAGTGTAACCGATGAAGATAAAGAGCAGGAATAG
- the LOC120696215 gene encoding transcription factor bHLH139-like, with product MEADMMAQFLGADYHSFTYEHVDESMEALVALFLPSLENDSNSSAICLNYDVPPLCWPQPAHSSSVTSLLDPAQNFESFEFPVTNPLPPADFNSPSDVPYFSDDLSPLHGNHSSSIEEEAANDAPATKKRKSNATIKASKKTKKAGKKDSVSNEDGTNAYVNAQSSSSCTSEEANLEGNMNSSSKKTGTRASRGAATDPQSLYARKRRERINERLRILQNLVPNGTKVDISTMLEEAAQYVKFLQLQIKLLSSDDMWMYAPIAYNGINISSVDLNISSLQK from the exons ATGGAAGCTGACATGATGGCGCAGTTCCTTGGAGCTGATTATCACAGCTTCACCTATGAGCATGTGGATGAGTCCATGGAGGCATTGGTAGCTCTTTTCTTGCCTAGCCTCGAAAACGACTCCAACTCCtcggccat CTGTCTCAACTATGATGTCCCTCCACTGTGCTGGCCTCAACCAGCTCATAGTTCTAGTGTTACCAGTTTGCTTGATCCAGCTCAGAACTTTGAGAGCTTTGAGTTTCCGGTTACGAATCCTCTCCCCCCTGCCGACTTCAACTCGCCTTCTGATGTCCCGTACTTTAGTGATGATCTGAGCCCTCTACATGGAAACCATTCATCATCCATAGAGGAAGAAGCAGCCAACGATGCACCGGCTACTAAGAAGCGGAAGTCTAATGCCACCATAAAG GcatcaaagaagaccaagaaggcagGCAAAAAGGATTCTGTCAGCaacgaagatggcaccaacgcCTATGTTAATGCACAAAGCTCCAGCAGCTGCACCTCCGAGGAGGCAAATTTGGAAGGCAATATGAATTCAAGCTCGAAGAAGACGGGCACCAGAGCCAGCCGTGGAGCAGCAACTGATCCACAGAGCCTCTACGCAAGG aagagaagagagaggatCAATGAAAGACTCAGAATCTTGCAGAACTTGGTTCCCAATGGAACAAAA GTTGACATTAGTACGATGCTCGAGGAAGCAGCACAGTATGTCAAATTTTTGCAGCTTCAGATTAAG TTGTTGAGCTCTGACGACATGTGGATGTACGCCCCAATCGCATATAATGGAATTAACATCAGCAGCGTTGATCTCAACATCTCTTCTCTGCAAAAATAA